A genome region from Thermoanaerobaculia bacterium includes the following:
- a CDS encoding EAL domain-containing protein: MLLPLRSADSERKVSDGIGKPGDSLPPELEDWSRERLAAEVLALRGRLNLAPDSGADATGDPAADWDRFRTRLSTVSVPPEIASVFLRSQEYVARYFSDRIHRPDEATISIAGERYVLLRAASMSVEFVELVMSLFADREPAEARSVANNLLFDFAHAIGKADARRFHEKMGVTDPIERLSAGPVHFAFSGWASVRILPDSRPSADDDFQMHFEHPFSFESHAWLERGRHSDTPVCIMSAGYSSGWCAESFGIPLVSAEIECIASGGRCCRFIMAPPSRIEEHLARLATEDGDDTQGRLLAASVAASRAAPVPEFFQRLRMEEELRQANELLELRVRERTTELLQTNERLEHEIAERRLAEEQLRRQALHDALTGLPNRLLLYDRLEQGTFQCSRSAKPLGLLFMDLNGFKEVNDTFGHHSGDELLRQVGGRLQSRLRTTDTVARLGGDEFAILLPEIESLGSATRIAESFLDALAEPFVVDGQPLTVTASIGIVLCPDHGADPLTLMRHADVAMYVAKQTSRSHAVYAPEIDAHSPARLILQADLRSERYRDQFRLHFQPEVELVGGRVRRAEALVRWQHPQLGLLLPHEFIPLAEAGNLVHRVTEWALETAIQSCRRWRDAGLEVGVSVNLSARDLRDAGLARSIASALDAAGLEPRWLTLEIAEGSLLADPEHATALLRPALDAGVGLSIDNFGSGYSSLAQMKLLPAAEIKIDRTFVHEMARNEQDALIVRSLIELGHSFGRQVVGEGIEDLETFELLAGMGCDLGQGFLITPALAEAEAVAWMLGAPRSRPPAS, encoded by the coding sequence ATGCTGCTTCCGCTTCGGAGCGCCGACAGTGAGCGCAAGGTGAGCGACGGTATCGGGAAGCCCGGCGATTCGCTCCCGCCCGAGTTGGAGGACTGGAGCCGCGAGCGTCTGGCGGCGGAGGTCCTCGCCCTGCGCGGACGCTTGAACCTCGCGCCGGATTCCGGTGCAGATGCCACCGGCGACCCCGCTGCCGACTGGGACCGCTTCCGCACCCGCCTCTCGACGGTCAGCGTTCCGCCCGAGATCGCTTCGGTCTTCCTCCGGTCCCAGGAGTACGTAGCGCGCTACTTCAGCGACCGCATCCACCGCCCGGACGAGGCGACGATCTCGATCGCCGGCGAGCGCTACGTCCTGTTGCGCGCCGCTTCGATGTCGGTCGAGTTCGTCGAGCTGGTGATGTCGCTCTTCGCCGACCGCGAGCCCGCCGAGGCGCGCAGTGTCGCGAACAATCTGCTGTTCGACTTCGCGCATGCCATCGGCAAGGCCGACGCGCGCCGCTTCCACGAGAAGATGGGGGTCACCGATCCGATCGAGCGTCTCTCCGCGGGGCCGGTGCACTTCGCCTTCTCCGGCTGGGCCTCCGTGCGGATCCTGCCCGACTCGCGGCCGTCGGCCGACGACGACTTCCAGATGCACTTCGAGCATCCGTTCTCCTTCGAGTCGCACGCCTGGCTGGAGAGGGGCCGCCACAGCGACACCCCCGTCTGCATCATGAGTGCCGGCTACTCCTCCGGCTGGTGCGCGGAGAGCTTCGGCATCCCGCTGGTGTCGGCCGAGATCGAGTGCATCGCCTCCGGCGGCCGCTGCTGCCGGTTCATCATGGCGCCGCCGTCGCGGATCGAGGAGCATCTCGCGCGACTGGCCACCGAGGACGGCGACGACACCCAGGGTCGCCTCCTCGCCGCCTCGGTGGCGGCGTCGCGGGCGGCGCCGGTGCCCGAGTTCTTCCAGCGCCTGCGCATGGAGGAGGAGCTGCGGCAGGCGAACGAGCTCCTCGAGCTCCGCGTGCGGGAGCGCACCACCGAGCTCCTGCAGACCAACGAGCGCCTCGAGCACGAGATCGCCGAGCGCCGTCTCGCCGAAGAGCAGCTGCGCCGCCAGGCGCTGCACGATGCCCTCACCGGCCTGCCCAACCGGCTCCTGCTCTACGACCGCCTCGAACAGGGGACCTTCCAGTGCAGCCGCAGCGCGAAACCCCTGGGGCTTCTCTTCATGGACCTGAACGGCTTCAAGGAGGTCAACGACACCTTCGGCCATCACTCCGGGGACGAGCTGCTGCGTCAGGTGGGCGGCCGCCTCCAGAGCCGGCTCCGCACCACCGACACGGTGGCGCGGCTCGGCGGCGACGAGTTCGCCATCCTGCTGCCGGAGATCGAGAGCCTCGGCTCCGCCACCCGGATCGCCGAGTCGTTCCTCGATGCGCTCGCCGAACCGTTCGTCGTGGACGGGCAGCCGCTCACGGTGACGGCCAGCATCGGCATCGTGCTCTGCCCGGATCACGGCGCCGACCCGCTGACGCTGATGCGCCATGCTGACGTCGCGATGTACGTCGCCAAGCAAACGAGCAGGAGCCATGCCGTCTACGCTCCCGAGATCGATGCCCACAGCCCCGCCCGATTGATTCTCCAGGCGGACCTGCGGAGCGAGCGCTACCGCGACCAGTTCCGTCTTCACTTCCAGCCCGAAGTGGAGCTCGTGGGCGGCCGCGTGCGGCGGGCCGAGGCGCTCGTTCGCTGGCAGCATCCGCAGTTGGGCCTGCTCCTGCCGCACGAGTTCATCCCGCTCGCCGAGGCCGGAAATCTGGTGCATCGGGTGACCGAATGGGCGCTCGAGACCGCCATCCAGTCCTGCCGACGCTGGCGCGACGCCGGCCTCGAGGTCGGGGTGTCGGTCAACCTCTCGGCGCGCGACCTGCGCGACGCCGGTCTCGCGCGGTCGATCGCCAGCGCCCTCGACGCCGCCGGCCTCGAGCCGCGCTGGCTCACTCTCGAGATCGCCGAGGGGAGCCTCCTGGCCGATCCCGAGCACGCCACCGCCCTGCTGCGGCCGGCTCTGGACGCGGGAGTCGGCCTGTCGATCGACAACTTCGGCTCCGGCTACTCGTCGCTCGCCCAGATGAAGCTGTTGCCGGCGGCGGAGATCAAGATCGACCGCACCTTCGTGCACGAGATGGCCCGCAACGAGCAAGATGCGCTGATCGTGCGGTCGCTGATCGAGCTCGGCCACAGCTTCGGCCGGCAGGTGGTCGGCGAAGGGATCGAGGACCTCGAGACCTTCGAGCTCCTCGCCGGCATGGGCTGCGACCTCGGCCAGGGCTTCCTGATCACACCGGCGCTCGCCGAGGCCGAAGCGGTCGCGTGGATGCTCGGCGCGCCGCGCAGCCGCCCGCCGGCGAGCTGA
- a CDS encoding ceramidase domain-containing protein, which produces MSERRQRWRLGIVGAALAAGLLLAFTRPPFAQDPAYHLFADARVIAGVPNFWNVATNLPFLLVGAFGLARLGRLRRPDLRLEVLVFASGVALVAFGSAFYHLAPSNASLVWDRLPMTVGFMALFSLIVRDRLQESLGRRALWPLLGLGAASVAYWYATELQGAGDLRPYFVVQFLPMLLIPLILLTGPGAGGLRSAWLWATLAIYLLAKQAEAHDRALYEATALLSGHSLKHLIAACAVLCALLAALRPRHAAD; this is translated from the coding sequence ATGAGCGAGCGGCGACAACGCTGGCGTCTGGGAATCGTCGGTGCGGCCCTCGCTGCCGGCCTGTTGCTGGCGTTCACCCGGCCACCGTTCGCGCAGGACCCGGCCTACCACCTGTTCGCGGACGCCCGCGTGATCGCCGGGGTGCCCAACTTCTGGAACGTGGCCACGAACCTGCCGTTCCTGCTCGTCGGCGCCTTCGGACTCGCTCGGCTCGGACGCCTGCGCCGGCCGGACCTGCGTCTCGAGGTCCTGGTTTTCGCTTCCGGAGTGGCGCTCGTCGCCTTCGGCTCGGCGTTCTACCACCTCGCCCCTTCGAACGCTTCGCTGGTCTGGGACCGGCTGCCGATGACCGTCGGCTTCATGGCGCTCTTCAGCCTGATCGTGCGCGACCGGCTTCAGGAGAGCCTCGGTCGGCGCGCGCTCTGGCCGCTCCTCGGGCTGGGCGCGGCGTCGGTCGCCTACTGGTACGCGACCGAACTGCAGGGCGCGGGCGACCTGCGCCCCTACTTCGTCGTCCAGTTCCTGCCCATGCTGCTCATCCCGCTCATCCTGTTGACCGGTCCGGGCGCCGGCGGGCTGCGCAGCGCCTGGCTCTGGGCGACGCTCGCGATCTATCTGCTCGCCAAGCAGGCCGAGGCGCACGACCGCGCACTCTACGAGGCCACGGCGCTGCTGAGCGGCCACAGCCTCAAGCACCTCATCGCGGCGTGCGCCGTGCTCTGCGCCCTCCTCGCCGCGCTGCGCCCGCGCCACGCGGCCGACTGA
- a CDS encoding M20/M25/M40 family metallo-hydrolase — MRHRSPGSLAALALVLTGAAAAPSPLRAAGLSAVEQRLVARIEANRERAIDLLRRAVDQPSATENLDGVRKVGAIFATELAGAGFETRWVGMPPEVGRAGHLVAEHPAGGRDPQGARGPRLLLIGHLDTVLEGEPFRRDGERAFGSGASDMKGGNVVLVEALRALAEEGLLAGHQVIVVLTGDEEDPGEPYTVSREPLVEAARKSDIALAFEGYVPGVAVVGRRGIASWRLETSGSTGHSSRIFGPERGDGAIFEMARILAAFRSELPEPYLTFNPSVVVGGTSAELPAASAAGSATGKHNVVAAKTIVEGDLRFLTAEQRKRAEGRMRAIAADSSAQTAAAITFFDGMPSMAPTAGNRELLAVLDRVSRDLGTGPIVEHDPNERGAGDISFVAHLLPGLDGLGALGEKEHAPGESIDLAELPRLVERAALLVHRLAEATVPLP, encoded by the coding sequence ATGCGCCATCGATCACCCGGTTCACTCGCTGCGCTCGCCCTCGTCCTCACGGGGGCAGCGGCCGCTCCTTCGCCGCTGCGTGCTGCCGGGCTGAGCGCCGTCGAACAGCGGCTCGTGGCGCGCATCGAAGCCAACCGGGAACGGGCGATCGATCTTCTGCGCCGGGCGGTCGACCAGCCGAGCGCGACCGAGAACCTCGACGGCGTCCGCAAGGTCGGAGCGATCTTCGCCACCGAGCTCGCCGGGGCGGGCTTCGAGACGCGCTGGGTCGGAATGCCGCCCGAAGTCGGCCGCGCCGGGCATCTGGTTGCCGAGCACCCGGCGGGCGGCAGGGACCCGCAGGGCGCCCGCGGACCGCGCCTTCTGTTGATCGGCCATCTCGACACCGTCCTCGAGGGCGAGCCGTTCCGCCGCGACGGCGAGCGCGCGTTCGGCAGCGGAGCTTCCGACATGAAGGGCGGCAACGTGGTCCTCGTCGAGGCGTTGCGGGCGCTCGCCGAAGAAGGTCTTCTCGCGGGCCACCAGGTGATCGTGGTGCTGACCGGCGACGAGGAGGATCCGGGCGAGCCGTACACCGTGAGCCGCGAGCCGCTGGTCGAGGCGGCGCGAAAGAGCGATATTGCGCTGGCCTTCGAAGGCTACGTGCCGGGCGTGGCGGTCGTCGGGCGCCGCGGCATCGCGTCGTGGCGCCTCGAGACTTCCGGTTCGACAGGGCATTCGTCGCGCATCTTCGGGCCCGAGCGCGGCGACGGCGCGATCTTCGAGATGGCGCGCATCCTCGCAGCCTTCCGCAGCGAGCTGCCGGAGCCCTACCTGACGTTCAATCCGAGCGTCGTGGTCGGCGGCACGAGCGCCGAGCTTCCGGCGGCGAGCGCGGCGGGCAGCGCCACCGGCAAGCACAACGTCGTGGCGGCGAAGACGATCGTCGAGGGCGACCTGCGGTTCCTGACCGCCGAACAGCGGAAGCGCGCCGAGGGGCGGATGCGCGCCATCGCGGCGGACTCCTCGGCGCAGACCGCGGCCGCGATCACCTTCTTCGACGGCATGCCCTCGATGGCCCCGACCGCCGGCAATCGCGAACTGCTCGCCGTGCTCGACCGGGTGAGCCGCGACCTCGGCACCGGTCCGATCGTCGAGCACGATCCGAACGAGCGCGGCGCCGGCGACATCTCCTTCGTCGCCCATCTCCTGCCGGGGCTCGACGGCCTGGGTGCCCTGGGCGAGAAGGAGCATGCCCCGGGGGAGTCGATCGATCTCGCCGAGCTGCCGCGCCTGGTGGAGCGTGCGGCGCTGCTCGTTCACCGCCTGGCGGAGGCGACCGTACCTCTCCCGTGA
- a CDS encoding alkylphosphonate utilization protein codes for MEVKDCHGNILSQGDSVLVIKDLKVKGTSVTLKQGTKIKNIRLTEDEEEIACNTDKVKGLILKTCFLKKA; via the coding sequence ATGGAAGTCAAGGACTGTCACGGCAACATCCTCAGCCAGGGCGACTCCGTCCTGGTGATCAAGGACCTGAAAGTCAAAGGCACGTCGGTCACGCTCAAACAGGGCACCAAGATCAAGAACATCCGCCTGACCGAGGACGAAGAAGAGATCGCCTGCAACACCGACAAGGTGAAGGGTCTGATCTTGAAGACCTGCTTCCTCAAGAAGGCCTGA
- a CDS encoding CRTAC1 family protein has protein sequence MSRLWLLWWRAGDVVRIAFVLAVVLCTALRGSTAPPAGTAAPGSEIRFVDATPDSGIDFTYRAGGAEALHLPAIMGGGAALFDAEGDGDLDLFLVQGGRLGDTGPEPGAESSRLYRNDPVTGPDGRRRARFVDVTRESGAGVALYGMGVATGDIDGDGDVDLFVAGFGGNRLLRNVSDRRGARGLRFEEIATQAGVRGDGTGMAISATFFDAERDGDLDLFVARYVDYPLAPPVPCFAPSSRRDYCGPQAFRPQRDLLYLNRGDGTFVEEGAVGLGEHAPQPGLGVVAADFDGDGWVDLLVANDGQPNHLWKNLGGSQEGRTRFTEIGLAAGVAVNRGGLPEASMGIAIGDADGDLHEDLLLTHLTGETNTFYRNSDGLFDDRSLVSGLGPPSRPWTSFGTAWLDPDRDGDLDLATVSGAVRLAETGGQPVDPLGLGQPGQLFRNDGHGRFVEISAHAGAAWARRATSHGLSAGDVDNDGDLDLVIVDSHERARLLLDESPVAPTSAWVGLRLTDPSGRRDELGATAVLRRRAAPPLLRRVHSDGSYASASDPRLLFGLAGGSDLEAVEVTWPDGRAERFPPPPLGAYATLRRG, from the coding sequence GTGTCGAGGCTGTGGCTTCTCTGGTGGCGCGCTGGCGACGTCGTCCGGATCGCTTTCGTCCTGGCGGTCGTTCTCTGCACGGCGCTGCGGGGCTCGACGGCGCCGCCTGCCGGAACCGCCGCGCCAGGCTCCGAGATTCGCTTCGTCGATGCCACGCCGGACAGCGGAATCGATTTCACCTATCGCGCCGGTGGCGCCGAGGCGCTCCACCTGCCGGCGATCATGGGCGGCGGCGCGGCGTTGTTCGATGCCGAGGGGGACGGCGACCTCGACCTCTTCCTCGTGCAGGGCGGCCGGTTGGGCGACACCGGCCCGGAACCGGGGGCGGAGAGCTCGCGCCTCTATCGCAACGATCCAGTCACCGGGCCCGACGGGCGGCGACGCGCCCGCTTCGTCGATGTCACCCGCGAGAGTGGCGCCGGCGTCGCGCTCTACGGCATGGGCGTCGCGACCGGCGATATCGACGGCGACGGCGACGTCGACCTCTTCGTCGCCGGTTTCGGCGGCAACCGGCTGTTGCGCAACGTCAGCGACCGGCGCGGAGCTCGCGGCCTTCGCTTCGAGGAGATCGCGACGCAGGCCGGCGTTCGCGGTGACGGCACGGGCATGGCGATCTCAGCGACCTTCTTCGACGCCGAGCGTGACGGCGACCTCGATCTCTTCGTGGCGCGCTATGTCGACTATCCGCTCGCGCCCCCCGTTCCCTGTTTCGCGCCGAGCTCACGGCGCGACTACTGTGGCCCGCAGGCCTTCCGTCCCCAGCGCGATCTGCTCTACCTCAACCGTGGTGACGGCACGTTCGTCGAAGAGGGCGCGGTCGGGCTCGGCGAGCACGCACCGCAGCCCGGCCTCGGGGTGGTCGCCGCCGACTTCGACGGCGACGGCTGGGTCGATCTGCTCGTCGCCAACGACGGCCAGCCCAACCACCTGTGGAAGAACCTCGGGGGCAGCCAGGAAGGCCGCACCCGCTTCACTGAAATCGGGCTCGCCGCGGGCGTCGCCGTGAACCGCGGTGGTCTGCCGGAGGCGAGCATGGGAATCGCCATCGGAGACGCCGACGGCGACCTCCACGAAGACCTGCTGCTCACGCATCTCACCGGCGAGACCAATACCTTCTATCGCAACAGCGACGGCCTGTTCGACGATCGCTCGCTGGTCTCGGGACTGGGACCGCCGAGTCGCCCGTGGACCTCGTTCGGCACCGCCTGGCTCGACCCGGACCGCGATGGCGACCTCGACCTGGCGACGGTCTCCGGCGCAGTGCGGCTCGCCGAGACCGGCGGACAGCCGGTCGACCCACTGGGACTCGGGCAGCCCGGGCAGCTCTTTCGCAACGACGGCCACGGCCGCTTCGTCGAGATCTCGGCCCACGCGGGGGCGGCCTGGGCGCGGCGCGCGACCTCCCACGGGCTTTCGGCCGGCGACGTCGACAACGACGGCGATCTCGACCTGGTCATCGTCGACAGTCACGAGCGCGCGCGGCTGCTGCTGGACGAAAGCCCGGTCGCCCCAACCTCAGCCTGGGTCGGATTGCGCCTGACCGACCCGAGCGGCCGGCGCGACGAGCTCGGCGCGACGGCAGTCCTGCGCCGGCGCGCCGCACCGCCACTCCTGCGTCGCGTTCACAGCGACGGCAGTTACGCCTCGGCGAGCGACCCGCGGCTGCTCTTCGGCCTGGCCGGAGGCTCCGACCTCGAGGCGGTGGAGGTCACCTGGCCCGACGGCCGCGCGGAGCGCTTCCCGCCCCCACCGCTGGGCGCTTACGCCACCTTGCGGCGCGG
- a CDS encoding ASPIC/UnbV domain-containing protein, whose protein sequence is PRLLFGLAGGSDLEAVEVTWPDGRAERFPPPPLGAYATLRRGQGRIGEATTGAPPPATVPPGPPGRR, encoded by the coding sequence ACCCGCGGCTGCTCTTCGGCCTGGCCGGAGGCTCCGACCTCGAGGCGGTGGAGGTCACCTGGCCCGACGGCCGCGCGGAGCGCTTCCCGCCCCCACCGCTGGGCGCTTACGCCACCTTGCGGCGCGGTCAGGGACGGATCGGGGAAGCGACGACCGGCGCACCTCCTCCTGCCACCGTGCCCCCAGGGCCGCCCGGACGCCGGTGA
- a CDS encoding response regulator transcription factor, with product MSRAGRGPPAADSPARENLHSQVRRGGAADSLPCLSQNRPTPAGVPHRGRRPGTLQWRTHHGLGVDAPRVCRLRRRGDSVLCRRGQGPPGTRRRDPLTAGDALGISVNTVRKHIRNLYEKLEVHTRSEAVGKALRGGWI from the coding sequence ATGTCTCGTGCGGGCCGAGGCCCTCCTGCAGCAGATTCTCCAGCCCGAGAGAATCTACATTCTCAAGTTCGGCGAGGCGGTGCCGCAGATTCACTTCCATGTCTTTCCCAGAACCGCCCGACTCCTGCAGGCGTACCTCACCGAGGTCGTCGACCGGGAACCCTACAGTGGCGCACGCATCATGGACTGGGCGTGGACGCACCGCGAGTCTGCCGGCTTCGCCGACGAGGAGATTCAGTCCTTTGTCGACGCGGCCAGGGCCCGCCTGGGACCCGGAGGCGAGATCCGTTGACCGCCGGCGATGCACTCGGCATCTCCGTGAACACGGTGCGCAAGCACATCCGCAATCTCTACGAGAAGCTCGAGGTCCATACCCGCTCGGAGGCGGTCGGCAAGGCGCTTCGGGGCGGCTGGATCTGA
- a CDS encoding DUF2867 domain-containing protein has protein sequence MTNPQRILVTGATGYVGGRLVPRLLEAGFAVRCLARDPGRLEGRPWRGRVEVVGGDAMVPATLVPALAGVDVAYYLIHSLGTGEEFARRDREAAAAFGAAARAAGVRRIVYLGGLGDPETALSHHLRSRQETGAALGEAGVPVTELRAGVVVGSGSLSFEMIRYLAERVPVMICPRWVFTRTQPIAIRNVLDYLVAALTTPESAGEVIEIGGADVVTYGEMMTGYAAERGLRRWLLPVPVLTPRLSSFWVHLVTPIPAAIARPLIDGLKNEVVVRDTTARRLFPGIVPVGYPEAVRRALAKLDAGEVETSWSDALASSQGDRPVVRLENREGMILERRELRVAAPAERVFASVLQLGGRRGWLFMDWTWRVRGAIDRLVGGVGMRRGRRDPDDLRPGDALDFWRVETVEAPTLLRLRAEMKVPGRAWLQFEIREADGSTVLAQTAFFAPKGLAGLLYWYALYPVHALIFSGLVRRLAGRAEAG, from the coding sequence ATGACGAATCCTCAGCGGATCCTGGTCACCGGTGCCACCGGCTATGTCGGCGGCCGGCTGGTGCCGCGCCTGCTCGAGGCGGGCTTCGCAGTGCGCTGTCTGGCGCGCGACCCCGGGCGGCTCGAGGGGCGGCCGTGGCGCGGGCGGGTCGAGGTCGTGGGCGGCGATGCGATGGTGCCCGCGACCCTGGTGCCGGCGCTCGCCGGCGTCGATGTCGCCTACTACCTGATCCACAGTCTCGGGACGGGCGAGGAGTTCGCCCGGCGCGATCGCGAGGCCGCCGCGGCGTTCGGCGCCGCAGCGCGCGCCGCCGGTGTCCGGCGCATCGTCTATCTCGGCGGGCTGGGCGACCCGGAGACGGCGCTCTCGCACCATCTGCGGTCGCGCCAGGAGACCGGCGCGGCGCTCGGCGAGGCGGGGGTGCCGGTGACCGAGCTGCGGGCCGGAGTCGTGGTCGGTTCGGGGAGCCTGTCGTTCGAGATGATCCGCTACCTCGCCGAGCGCGTGCCGGTGATGATCTGCCCGCGCTGGGTCTTCACCCGCACCCAGCCGATCGCGATCCGCAACGTCCTCGACTATCTAGTCGCCGCGCTCACGACTCCGGAGAGCGCCGGCGAGGTGATCGAGATCGGTGGCGCCGACGTCGTCACCTACGGCGAGATGATGACCGGTTATGCCGCCGAGCGCGGGCTGCGGCGCTGGCTCCTGCCGGTGCCCGTGCTGACCCCGCGGCTCTCCTCGTTCTGGGTCCATCTGGTGACGCCGATTCCGGCGGCGATCGCGCGGCCGCTCATCGACGGCTTGAAGAACGAGGTCGTGGTGCGAGACACGACGGCGCGCCGGCTCTTTCCGGGAATCGTCCCGGTCGGCTACCCCGAAGCGGTGCGCCGCGCCCTGGCGAAGCTCGACGCCGGCGAGGTCGAGACCAGTTGGAGCGACGCCCTGGCCTCGAGTCAGGGAGACCGCCCGGTGGTGCGGCTGGAGAACCGCGAAGGGATGATCCTCGAGCGCCGCGAGCTGCGCGTCGCCGCGCCTGCGGAAAGGGTCTTCGCGTCGGTGCTGCAGCTGGGCGGCCGCCGCGGCTGGCTCTTCATGGACTGGACCTGGCGTGTGCGCGGTGCCATCGATCGCCTGGTGGGGGGCGTCGGCATGCGGCGTGGCCGGCGCGATCCCGACGATTTGCGGCCGGGCGACGCGCTCGATTTCTGGCGCGTCGAGACGGTGGAGGCGCCGACGCTCCTGCGCCTGCGCGCCGAGATGAAGGTGCCGGGCCGCGCCTGGCTGCAGTTCGAGATCCGCGAAGCCGACGGCTCGACCGTTCTGGCACAGACCGCTTTCTTCGCGCCCAAAGGCCTCGCGGGCCTGCTCTACTGGTACGCCCTCTACCCCGTGCACGCCCTGATCTTCAGCGGCCTCGTGCGCCGGCTCGCCGGGCGCGCCGAAGCCGGCTGA
- the thiO gene encoding glycine oxidase ThiO, whose product MTTDIVVIGAGIHGCATALRLARAGARVTVLERSVPGAEASSAAAGILSPGVEAQHGGPLLTLAQDSMRRWPRFVEELEAATGIDLFFRANGTLRIVFSAAEAAAWRADLPRLVALGVAAEWLDGPGLCALEPALAASVQGGFLFRGEACLDPKPLLRALALAAAGAGARFVTGRVRRITIERGRVAGVDHDSGHIPAGAVLLAAGAWAGLVEGSGLPAGAVRPVRGQMVVLEGRAPGPPVPAAPAIASRVVFSPKGYLVPRPDGRVLCGSTMEEAGFEKAVTAGGLLHILGMAVETAPRLATAPYLESWSNFRPATADGLPVLGPGAVPGLFYSTGHHRHGILLAPASADLVAACLLGAAPELDLTPYSAARLG is encoded by the coding sequence ATGACCACCGACATCGTCGTGATCGGCGCCGGAATCCACGGCTGCGCCACCGCCCTGCGCCTCGCCCGGGCGGGCGCGCGGGTGACGGTCCTCGAACGCAGCGTTCCCGGAGCCGAGGCGTCGAGTGCCGCGGCAGGGATCCTCTCGCCCGGCGTCGAGGCCCAGCACGGCGGACCTCTCCTCACCCTGGCCCAGGATTCGATGCGCCGCTGGCCGCGCTTCGTCGAGGAGCTCGAGGCGGCGACCGGGATCGACCTCTTCTTCCGCGCCAACGGCACGCTGCGCATCGTTTTCAGCGCCGCCGAAGCAGCGGCCTGGCGCGCCGACCTGCCGCGGCTGGTCGCCCTCGGCGTCGCCGCCGAGTGGCTCGACGGGCCGGGTCTCTGCGCCCTCGAACCAGCTCTTGCCGCGAGTGTCCAGGGTGGCTTTCTCTTCCGGGGCGAAGCGTGCCTCGATCCGAAACCGCTGCTGCGCGCGCTCGCCCTCGCGGCGGCCGGCGCCGGGGCCCGCTTCGTCACTGGTCGGGTGCGGCGCATCACGATCGAGCGGGGCCGGGTCGCCGGCGTCGACCACGACTCGGGACACATCCCCGCCGGCGCCGTACTGCTCGCCGCGGGCGCCTGGGCGGGCCTCGTCGAAGGCAGTGGCCTCCCCGCTGGCGCCGTGCGCCCGGTACGCGGCCAGATGGTCGTCCTCGAAGGTCGTGCGCCGGGACCACCGGTCCCTGCGGCCCCTGCGATCGCCTCGCGTGTGGTCTTCTCACCCAAGGGCTATCTGGTACCGCGACCCGACGGGCGCGTGCTCTGCGGCTCGACGATGGAAGAGGCCGGCTTCGAGAAGGCCGTGACCGCCGGCGGCCTGCTGCACATTCTCGGGATGGCCGTGGAGACCGCTCCCCGCCTCGCCACGGCGCCCTACCTCGAGTCGTGGTCGAACTTCCGACCGGCCACCGCGGACGGGCTTCCCGTCCTCGGTCCGGGCGCGGTGCCCGGCCTCTTCTACTCGACCGGACACCACCGCCACGGCATCCTGCTGGCGCCGGCGAGCGCCGATCTCGTCGCCGCGTGCCTCCTCGGCGCGGCGCCGGAGCTCGACCTCACGCCCTACTCGGCGGCCCGGCTCGGCTGA